The Acidithiobacillus ferrooxidans ATCC 23270 genomic interval CGAGTGAAGCACATGGTGCCGGATGGGGAGACCTGCCAGTTTGCCGATGGGCGCAACTGTCCGTTTCTGGCGTTCATTGGCATGGATGACGAATGCAAGGAGTTTGCCTGTTATCTCTCTGGAGATATCTGCGGTGGGTCGCGGTTTTACCCGAATGAATTTCACAAGGGGTGCGATTGATGAACAACAGCAAATATCAACCACCATTTCTGCGCCGAATCCATGAACGAGAAGCGGCGAGAAAAGAGGCGGCAAGGAGGGAGGCGGAGGAGGCTGCCAAAAGGCGCAAAATAGTGCTTGCCCTGGATATCTGTATGGCAGTGCTTAAAACGGGGCAAGTGCAGACTTGCCAGCATCGCCCGCGTCGAGCGCGGAAAAAGGATTTACTCAGCCATCTTGGCGACCTCTTTTTTGGAGAATAATTATCATGAGCAAGCCCACCGAACTTACTGTCCATACCGTGCGCAGCACCAAACGCGGATCCGACCACTACGGATCATGCGAAGTCTGCGGAAACGAATGCTCCGAGCATTTCGTCGCCACGAACCGCCGCGTTTCGGTGCGCGATGACGGCCAGCATATCCTGGATGGCGGTACCAGCGGAACGTATGGGCACATGCATTGCCTGATCCAGCGTTTCGGCAACCTGGTGGCCCAGGACAGCCTGCAGAGGGACGGGAACGTCCTGCTGTTTCCGCAATGGGCCGTTGACCAGATCATGACGAAGTCGATGGGCGCGCGCCGGGCGGTTTGACCAACATAAGGAGATTCACCATGGAAAAAAGGCGACGAAAGATGGATGTGGCAAATATGGTCGCATCGACAAAGCTCTCCCAGAGTCGTTTGAATGCCACCTTAAAGCTGGCGGAAAAATTTCAGGAAGATCCGCAAAAAACAGAACGACTTGCCGCGTCCTTGTGTATCCCCTGTTTTTACAGCAGTGCGTTAGGCGGGGCGGCCATAACGCAGGAGCCCTGCATGTGTTGCGGGGCAGTGCAAATGTATGGAAGCACTAATACCGACGCGCTGTGTATGGATTGTGCGCAAGAAGCGCATCTGTGCAAGCACTGTGGCGGGGATGTGGAGTTGCGAACAGGACGTAAAAACTGGCCCCGTGCAAAAGATAGCGGAGTGCCGGCATTATGAGCGGAAAGAAGCGTATCTACATCGCCGGCCCCAATCTGTTTTACGCCAACTGGCCAACCTTTGCCTCCCAGGCCCAGACACTATGTGCCGAGCATGGCCTGGAGGCGATTCTGCCGGTGCCGGCCACCGTGCTGACGGGGCCTGGGGTCACTGAATCGTCCAATGCGGAGGCGGCCAACAAGGTGTTCCAGGCTTGCCTGAATGCGGTGCGAAGCGCCGATGGGGTCATCGCTAACCTGTCTTCATTCCGTGGGTCAGAGCCGGACAGTGGCACGGTCGTCGAATGCGCCGTAGCTCACACCCTGGGCATTCCGGTCATCGGCTACACCAACGGCGATAATCCCCTCATCCGATCAGGAACGGACGCCGAAGGACGTGTATTAGCTGAGGACGGCGGCTGGATCGAGCAGTTCGGGCTTTCGCATAACGTCATGCTGCACGGCGTCTGCCTGGCTATCGTGGAGGATCCGCGAGAGGCGGTCTCCATGATGGCGGAACTGCTGGAGAGGCGAAAAAAACACAGCAAGAAAGCTGTATCGGTTGATTAATAATGGGATGAGATAGCCAGGGGGTGAACGATGGGATGGAAAAACGTAAAAGATCATTACCGGATCACGCATATTGTTCAGGTGGTGACGGATGCTATCTGTATTGGCTCTCCGTATGTTTACAATCTGATAGAGATTAGCCTGGATGGCCGCATACTAAAACGCTATGATGAGCGTAGAAATGAGCACCTGGAAAGGATTATGCGGGAAATGGATGCCGATCTGGATGTGTTGAAGCGGCTGGTGCAGGCACCGGACATTTTCGCCAATAGCATCACGGTGTACACCTGGGAAGGTGCCAAAATTCTGGAAAAACAATGTGAAGTATTTGGGTGGCCGAATGTGACGCATGATGGTTGTCTCATGTACAAAAACACCTTTTCGTTGGATAAGGCAGAGGTAATTTCTTGGGCAAAAATAAGCGCCGAGCGTGGCGTGAAGAATGCTCAGGAAGTGCTGAACCGGCATCAAAAACAGCTTCAGGAAAGCCAGGAGTACCTGGATGCGTGTCGTTTGCAACTCGACGCGCTGAGCGCGGATTATCCGGAAAATGAGTAATCGACACATCAAAGGTGGAACCATGAAAAAAATCAAACTGTTACTTTTACCTGTAGCCATTCTCGCTGCCGCCGGCTGCTCCCAGTCCGTGCCAACCGGGTCCGTAGGCATCTGGCACAACCGATTCACGGGGTATATCAACAGGCGGTAGCCCTCGTTACCAGCAGTCGCAAAGCAAGCATCCATTACATGCAGCGGCAACTCAATGTGGGCTATAACCGTGCCGCCCGCATGCTCGAAGAGATGGAGCGGGTTGGTGTGGTTGGACCAATGCAAGGCGACGGGAACAGAGAAGTCTATGTCGCGGAAGGTTGAAATGAAAAACAGATCCAACTTTTCCGATGACCTTTTCAACGCGCTGTCTTCGCAGGGAAAGGGATGCGCCAACCGGGCGGCGCACCCCAGCAAAGAGCGCACCCCTGTCGTCGATGCCACTGCCGACCTCTTGTCTGCGTCTGCACGATGCGACCTGCTTGATGATGATGGGGAGATCGATGGGTACTGCGATAACTGTCGGGGTTAACGGTCATGCCTTGCTACATTGAGCGAAGAAAAGATGGCGGAACCATGTTCCTGTGCGGCGACCTTGGGCCACATTGCGCCGCCGGGGAATGCGCGGCGGTGAGTGGTTATCTCTGCGACTATCCGGTTGGCGAAGGCAGAACCTGTGATTTGCCGTTGTGTGCGAGCCATGCTTATGAAGTGGCGCCGAACATCCACTACTGCTCAGGTCACCTGATATTATGGAAGGAATTTCGGGACAGTGGTGGAGTTCAGCACGACTTGGGGAATGTAGTCCCATACAAGGGTGATGAAAAGTGAAACAACGCCGACGCTCCCAACCAGTATTCCATGCGCATGGGTTTCCCGTGCTGCGTCAGAATTTTCGCGTTAATTATGAACGCATGCCGATGGATGCGATCCCTATGCGAGGCGTTATTCTGTGGTGGTTGGGCGTGGTGCGCATACACGAGGATGGCGACGGTTGGTCTGCCGTTTTTTGCCGCTGGCATCCTGTCACCTGGGTACTGTTCATCGCGCTTATTCCGATGTGTGCCTTCGTTGGGGAGAGGGTTTTTGATGCTGTTCCGATGAAAGTAGGCAAGTTTTTCCAGGCACATCCCGAAAAGCTGGTCTGGTGGACACCATTTTCAAAACGCCAGGGATTGCTTTGCAGGCTGCCCACAAAAGCAAAGACCACATCAACATCAAGAGTCGAGGGTGATGATGAATAGCGGATCTCCACGCAAAACACGGTCCAAGTTAGCTGCAGATCGACGACGAAAGAGGCGGGGCCTGATCCTGCCCAAATGCGAATTGCTGAATGAGAGATTTCCCTAATGGCAAAGAAGGGGTTACTGATCGTCGATCTGCAAGAGGGCTTTGCTCCCTCGCCCCTCCTCGTTGATCGTATTCGCGAATTATCACTGAATTATCCAGTAATAGCCATGACGCGATTCTCTAACCAGGTTGGAAGCTTGTTTCGATTAGTCCTTGGATGGAATGGCGATGGCGGCGCACTCTGTCTGGACCTTCCGAGTGCAACCACGCTGGAGAAAACCGGCTATGGGCTTACAGCAGAACACCTGGAAATATTGAAAGATATTGGATGTACGGAATGGCATATTTGTGGCTTGGAAACGGATGCTTGCGTTCTGGCCTGCGCATTCAGTCTTTGGGATGCAGGTCTTTGCCCCGTTGTCTTGCTCGACCATTGTCAATCTCCGCTGTCCGATGAAGTTGGAAAAATCATCCATCGCCAGTTTGGGCAAAACCAAACAACGAAAAACCGAGGTAATTTCGACCATGTCCAAGCGTGATTTGTTGGAAGCCGCTGCCCGTGCCTCTGGTATGCTGTGGAGCCATGACCCGGAGATCACACACGACGGGTTGTGGATCGTGTCCCCGACGATGCACACCTGCTGGGATCCACTCACCACGGATCAGGATGCCTTTTTCCTGATGGTGAAACTCGGGATATCCGTCATGCCGTATCCGGTCTACGCGTTGGACAAGCACTCCGTTGTCGCGAAACGGTACCAAAGCATGGATGTGATGCGCGACAAAAACCCCACTGAAATAGTGGAGGTGTACGGGAGCGATCCAGCGGCAGCAACGCGGCGGGCCATTGTGCGGTGCGCCGCCGCCATTTGGGAAGTAAAGCAGCCGGTATAAACCGTTATTTCTTTGATCAAGGAGGGTTACCATGAGGGAATTTGATCCGAATCAGCCATACACCCAACAGGAATTGAATGACGAGGCGGCCATTGAGAAAAAAACCGTATTGATTATGATTTTCATCCTGAATGGTCTATTGTTGACGCTTGCCATATGGATGGCGCACGAAGCGAGAAATACGGCGGTTACAGTTATGATATTCATATTGGTAACTCTATTCTTATTTGCAGAGATCAAGAGGATACGAGAAAGTTCTCGTGACAAATCACCGGAAAAGCAATGTGTTACAGTGAAGTCACTTATGCAGAATTCTGGCCAACTCCATAGTCTGAAGCGCGTAATGAGCTACTCGGATTTGGCAAATTATGTGCATTTGGTCCAGGCACAATCGCGGGATTTGACGCGCGAAGAACTAACCGCCTTGGATCGTCTCGCTTTTGGCAGGGGTTCGGAAGCAACCCGATGCCGGGAAGATCAAGACAAAAGAGCGCTGGTGCTGAGGCTGTTAAACCAGAACAGCATTCCAGCCGACAACCGTGATGAGCGTTATTTGGGAAGCGTCATCACGGTTGCTACCGATACCGCGATAACTAAGGAAACGTAATGCCGACATTCTTCCAAAGTAAGGATCTACTGCCGCCGGAACTCCTGGCGCGGTGGGATCACGCGGTGGCCGAGTATGACCGGGTGCTGCAAGGCATCTGCGGCGACAGTGCAGCCTGCCGGTTATTTTATTACAACCAGATCCGTGAGAAATCCGCGCTGTTCTGGCGGCTGCTCAACGGCAAAGATCCGTTGCCCATGCCGCCACCCACCAGATATGCGTACCCATGGTACGGAATCATCGAAGAGCCTGGGCCACATCAGGTGGGTAGCATTGGGTTCCATGCCTACGGCAAGCCTCTGGGTCAACAGTTGGCCGAGATACGCGGAACGGATATCGAGGACCTACTGTTCATCGAGCAATGTGGATGGAAGGTGCTCTCTCGTAACGCCGCCGCGCAGGATATGCTGGAGACGCTGCAGGGCGGCCAGTTCACCCTGGAGGACCAGAACCGGCTGATGGCCGCAGGCCCCGAGTGGGTCGTCCAGTACAGGGCGTGGCCGGCCTATCGCCTTTTTGTGCAGCGGTATCGGCGGCAGACCTTGCCGCGATTCTTGGAAGACACGCTGGATCTAGTGGATAAACGTTCCTGGGCCTGGACGAACACGGTAGTGATCCGTGAACAGGACAATGGCGGTATCGAGTTGGAAAGCGATGGATGGTTTCTAGAAAAGGAGGAATCATGCTGCACTGGTTCCTGAGCACGCTGGCCAGCCTGATCCATGCGGCCAGCCCCATTCTTAAGTCCTACGGGCTGCCGGCGTTATTTGCGCTGCTGTTCATCGAAAGCGCTGGGGTAATCTTTGCGCCGGGGGAGGCGATGGTGGTCGCCGCCGGTTTTCTTGCGGCCAAGGGCCTGTTTCCGATCTGGCTGGTGTTGCCATTGGCGATGCTGGCCGCCACCCTTGGCGGATACGCGGCCTATGGCCTGGGTGGTCGTTATGGACACAAGGCGTTGCTGCGTTATGGCGGCTATGTGGGCATCCGGCCACCCATGGTGGACAAAGCGCACGGCTTTTTTCACCGCTTCGGAGCGCCGGTCGTTCTGGTCGGGCGCTTCATCGTGCCGTTGCGCCAATTGCAAGGTTATCTGGCCGGAGCATCGGAAATGGGATTCCAGGCGTTTGCAATATGGAGCGCGATAGGCGCTGTTCTGTGGGTGGCGACCTGGGGCGGCGGGGCTTTTTGGTTGGCACAGAAAATCCCTGGGTGATTTGCTGGATTTTGTATGCTCCAAACAATATAGTATATTAAATACTGCCTAATCATTGCAGGATCCGGATGATCATTCTCGACGAAAATCAGCATCGCGTAGCGAGCCACAAGGAGGGCCCAGCGCTAGTATTGGCTGGAGCCGGGGCCGGAAAGACTGCCTCGATCATCGGTCGAACGCTGGAGTTGGTGGAATCCGGGGTCCCATCCAGCAGAATTCTGCTGCTTACCTTTTCCAGAAAAGCCGCGCGGGAGATGCGAGAGCGGGCCATGATGGCTTTTGGAGAAGGTGGCGCCACGATCCAGGCCAGCACCTTTCATGCGTTTTGTGGACGCATTTTTCGACAATACGAAAGCGTTATCAGGCCACCGTTGATCAAGCCTCAAGCGCAAGGCAACATCGCGCATACTGGCACCGATAACACGGCACCATCACAGAAA includes:
- a CDS encoding DNA translocase FtsK — its product is MHGVYQQAVALVTSSRKASIHYMQRQLNVGYNRAARMLEEMERVGVVGPMQGDGNREVYVAEG
- a CDS encoding nucleoside 2-deoxyribosyltransferase, encoding MSGKKRIYIAGPNLFYANWPTFASQAQTLCAEHGLEAILPVPATVLTGPGVTESSNAEAANKVFQACLNAVRSADGVIANLSSFRGSEPDSGTVVECAVAHTLGIPVIGYTNGDNPLIRSGTDAEGRVLAEDGGWIEQFGLSHNVMLHGVCLAIVEDPREAVSMMAELLERRKKHSKKAVSVD
- a CDS encoding cysteine hydrolase family protein, giving the protein MAKKGLLIVDLQEGFAPSPLLVDRIRELSLNYPVIAMTRFSNQVGSLFRLVLGWNGDGGALCLDLPSATTLEKTGYGLTAEHLEILKDIGCTEWHICGLETDACVLACAFSLWDAGLCPVVLLDHCQSPLSDEVGKIIHRQFGQNQTTKNRGNFDHVQA
- a CDS encoding DedA family protein; translation: MLHWFLSTLASLIHAASPILKSYGLPALFALLFIESAGVIFAPGEAMVVAAGFLAAKGLFPIWLVLPLAMLAATLGGYAAYGLGGRYGHKALLRYGGYVGIRPPMVDKAHGFFHRFGAPVVLVGRFIVPLRQLQGYLAGASEMGFQAFAIWSAIGAVLWVATWGGGAFWLAQKIPG